DNA sequence from the Rhodohalobacter barkolensis genome:
TGCTGCGCTGTTGCCACTGACATCGTTATCACCTGTACTGCACGATTGGGCTCATCCGGTATTTATTCTTTTAATTGCCCCGACGATATACTATGCATCCCGAAGAAGTCACTACGACTCTAAAATTGTTCGCTATCTTGGGGCCGGCTTCTTGCTAATCACTTTCGGGTGGCTTCTCGGCCACTTCTGGATTGGGTATTGGTTCGAAACTACGACAACATTTATAGGAAGTATACTTCTGATAGTGGGGCACTGGAAAAATTATAAGCACCATCGAACCTGTAAGGTTGCATCACATAAACATCACCCGGTTGCTGAGGAAGAAAATAAAATACATTCATCATGAAAAGACTCAATTTCACACTGGATAATTCAACCGTTGAACTGCTGAGTAAACTTGCTGATAAATTTTATGAGGGCAATAAGTCTCAGACAGTACGTGCTGCCCTCGAAAGTTTAGCAACACATCAAAATCATGACGGATGGGTAATCAGCGGGTATACGCCTATAAAAACTGATCATGAAGTGAATTGCCACACTTGCGGTACATCGAAACATGAGGGAGAGATTCTGTTTAAGCCGGTTTTTGAGAGAGGAAGCAGTCCGAAGGCCATTCGTGAAATTCCAAGCGAGGAGTGGGTTGAGTGCTCGGTTTGTGTTGAGAGTCAACCCTAATAACTTATGTCCAGAATTACCTGATATGAGATCGTCGTAGGTATAACTTGGTGACGCACTTGAAAGGCATAATTGATTAACCGTAATTGTGAAGGCCGT
Encoded proteins:
- a CDS encoding MerC domain-containing protein → MSEKSITASVLWDRFGISVSVICAIHCLFVPIIAALLPLTSLSPVLHDWAHPVFILLIAPTIYYASRRSHYDSKIVRYLGAGFLLITFGWLLGHFWIGYWFETTTTFIGSILLIVGHWKNYKHHRTCKVASHKHHPVAEEENKIHSS